ATTCGGCGTCTACAACTCTGTAATAGTTCGGGTTGGCCAGTCTCGAATCACCATAAGGACTCGCGTAGTAGTATTTCGACTCCGCAGGGGCGTCCAACTGAGATTCGTAGATTTTATTGTAATCGATCCGAATTCCTATCCGAATTTTTTTACCAGCGACAAAACTTGTCTCCAAACCGATGATCATCATCGGATCCCACCGGGAAGTGTTGGACGGTCTTGCCACGACAAACGCTTCTCCACCTCCCGCTCTGATGATAAATGAGATCGGAAGATCGAGAGGAATCTTATAACCTAACGCAAGATAGACGGGAATCGTAGTCAGAGCTCTTTCCGTCGCGGAAAGATAGTTCGCGTAGAATGCCCCCATCTCTAAATAAAAAATCCAAGGCCAGGGAATTCTAAAGAAGAAACCACCACCGAGGGTTGTATCCAAATATTTCTGGGTCTCGGTTCCAGGCCAAGGATTCGAAGCCCCCATCCAAACTCCGATCTCCGGCTTGCGATTATCGTAGAACGTTCCCGCGTTTTTTTCCGCTTCTTCTTCCTCTGCTTCCGCTTCTTCGTCTTCTTTTGAGACGATCCCACTGGAAGGGAGGCTTCCCGATTGGGCCAAAGGTCTCGGGATGAAATCAGTAAAGAATTTATTTTTTACGAAGTCGGGTTGATAACCGCCTAAGAGCTCGAACACTCCCGGCTTCTTTGGAGAGGCGGAAAGGATTCCCGGGATCAGAGTCAAAAAAAGAAGAAGAGATCGACTTTTTGAAATTCGGGGAGCAGAGAACTTCATGATCGATACAAGTCCCTGAGAGAATACATCGAATCGATCGACGGGTGAGAATCATAATAGGCTCTGATAAAATAAAGACCGTGTGGCGGAAGAGTGATACCGGCAATCGTTCTATCTCTGGAGGAAAGAATCTGGAGAATGTTTGTATCGTTTCGTTTGCCGTTTGCGATTTCCAGAAGGGTACCCGTAAGAATCCGAATCATATTGTGAAGAAAGCCGTTCGCCCGGATCCTTACCTTGAAGAGACCGTCAAATTCCGCGCTTCGTTCCAGTCTCGCCTCTAAAATCGTCCGAACCGTGGATCGATTTTTCATGGAGACCGCCTTTGCTAAACTTCGAAAGTCGTGCTCTCCCTTTAATAATTCCAGTTCAGCTTCCAAGCGTGGAACGTCAATCTTATGTTGATACCAGAAGGCTCGATTTTTCCACGTAGGTCGCGGGAACTTCGTGTTGAGGAGGAGATATTCGTATTCCCTGGAATGACAGGAAAATCGGGAATCAAAATTCTCCTCCACTTCTTTCATCGATAAAATGGAAAGTCCCGGATCGGTGAGCGCATTCATACTCAGGAGAAACTTGCTGAAATTCTGAACAACCTTTTGCGTTTTGAAATTGACCATCATTCCGCGAGCGTGCACTCCCGTGTCCGTTCTTCCCGCGCCGGATATATCGATTGGTTCATTGAGAAGAATGGAGGCCGCCTTTTCCAGATTCTCCTGAACGCTGGGCAGATCCTTTTGAGTTTGAAAGCCGTGAAAACAAAGACCGTCGTATTCGACGAGGAGGGCGTAGTTTATTTTTCTCCTCCCATTTCTTCGATGATCTTATTGTATTCGTCGTAGAGTTCTTTCGCCATGTCGAT
Above is a genomic segment from Leptospira stimsonii containing:
- the truA gene encoding tRNA pseudouridine(38-40) synthase TruA, producing MNYALLVEYDGLCFHGFQTQKDLPSVQENLEKAASILLNEPIDISGAGRTDTGVHARGMMVNFKTQKVVQNFSKFLLSMNALTDPGLSILSMKEVEENFDSRFSCHSREYEYLLLNTKFPRPTWKNRAFWYQHKIDVPRLEAELELLKGEHDFRSLAKAVSMKNRSTVRTILEARLERSAEFDGLFKVRIRANGFLHNMIRILTGTLLEIANGKRNDTNILQILSSRDRTIAGITLPPHGLYFIRAYYDSHPSIDSMYSLRDLYRS